The genomic stretch CTGGCAAAAGAGAGCCCTGTTGGGACCCCTGCcagagcccccccctcccccgggcaATGAGCCTCTGAGGCCCAAGAGGCCAGCAGGGAGAGCTTAGCGGGGAAGCCCCACGCAAGAGtcgtgtcagcttctgccttgctattacttcagctgccatgaacggggagggagggctggtatttgggaggggttaattgatgtgctggaggaatgttctaggatgttcgagatgctcggatggcgcatgcgtgagagcttcccgcttagactaacggcctcgacattccatcttcgtgatgcctgtttgaagttatctcacacctgacacttgaaggacttatgattggcctggagctatgatcctaaggggtggggaatggactattctatatatcaatcgctttcgcgcctaattaagtagactttgcttcgcaactgcttgcttaccatttgtaattagtaaaagtactttggatttccaatccatggagtctcttagtctttctttcctaattatgtaatggagtgacgcTGACAAGTCGGCCGTGAACTGGGTGTCGTGAGGCCGTCGGCCCAAGGGCTCCCACCCGGCCACAGCCTACCTGAATCTCTTGGTGCTGCTGGCTTCCCGCTCGTAGTCGCACTCCCTCTCCAGCTCCTCCTGCAGGACCCGCAGGGTACTGTCTGCAAAAAGGCCTGGCAAAGGAAGGGCGGAGGAGTGCCCAGCTTCACCTTCTGCCCTTCCCCAGGGTTCCTCACAGGTGGCAAGTGCCTTCCTCGCAGGGGCACGAGGCTGACAGCAGCCACATTTTTAGGGACACGGATGTGGGCAGGGCAACAGCTGATCTTCTGGGAGTTGATCCTCGCCCCAAGACCCAACTCTCGTGCCCGTCAGAAGCCCGAGAAACGCATCCCAAGCTTTATCTTTCCCCTTTACCTGCTGGGAACATCGTGCTCATCCTGAGTACCGACAGGAGGTTGTCCATGTCACTCCGGATGCTCTGGGCAATTCCAGGGTACTGTAAGAAGgagggttggaggaggaggtGTTAGAAGTGGGGCAGGGCATCCCGCAATGGTTACCACCTCTTCCCCTCCTGGGCTCCTTCCATGGCCCTTACCTGGATCTTCATTGCCACCTCCATCCCGTCCTTCAGCACTCCCAGGTGCACCTGCCCCACAGAGGCAGCAGCAAAAGGCATTTCGTCGAAGGAGGCCACTTGCTCACGCCAGTCCGTGCCCAGTTCTTCGGACAGCACCCCCTGGAAGGGGAGGATCGCACAGAACGGGGGGGGTGTTTTGGGGGGGTGGGAGTTGAAGGTCAGCCAGCCAGCAAACAGCTGCGTTGATGGCTGCCCAGGCAGACCCCTCCTCTGCAGAGTCTAGCTGCCACTGCCCTCCGTCCTGCCCCATCACTTGGAACTTTCCAAGGGCTAAaagctgacacccccccccccccactccacatCAGCAACACACCATCATCTGCGAGGGTGGCATGAAATCTGCACTCTGCCGGACTCGCTCAAAGACCTGCTGCAGCTGGGGGCTGAGGAAGTAGCTGTCTGTGGGGAGAACGGAGGGTCCCCATAAAGCCCACCTGCCACGAGGTTTGTAACAGACGGCAAAAGGCTAAATATGGAGCTACCCCCCCACCCCATATGGGAGGCATCTGCCCCAGCCCCACCTTGGATGCTTAACATCTGGCCGATCTTGAGAGCCGCCCCTCGCATCCTGCACAGAGTGTGGACAATCCGCTCGGCGTTGGCTTCCGAGACGCTGCTCTCTGCGGGGAGGGAAGCGCTGCGGAGCCGAACTCTCAACAGGGTgggcccttccccccccaaagCCCCAGGCTCAGTCAGGCGGCATCTCTTACCGGAGGTGCTTCGGTGGCCCCGGAGGGAATTCCGCACGGCTTCAACCAAGGCCCCGAAGCCCAGCCCCACGGCCAGCCCTGCGGGGAGAGGAGGGTGCAGGGCCTTCAGCGGGGGAGGAGCGGGGCCGCCGCGGAGGTCGCCCCAAAGggagaagccccctcccccccggctCACCTCCCACGGCGGCCAACCGCCCGACGCGCGTGACGGGCACCTTCCTCTCCCGGGCGCGCTCGCTCAGCTGCGGAGAAAGCAAGTCAGGCGCCGCCTGGACCGGGCCCCGCCGGCAGCCGCCCCGCCCAGCCTGGGGAGGGTCTCACCTGGGGCCTGGCCTGGGCCGCCCCCGCGCTCTTCCGCCTCCGGGCCTCGCGGGCTCTGCGCACCTCCTCCGCGCTCAGCCCGCGCAGCCCCGCCGACCGGTGCAGCGCCGCCCGAGCGGGAGAGAGTCCGCGCGGCCGGAGGAGGAAAGGAGCGCCGCCGCGGAACAGCGCCCGCCCCGCCGCGCTGCCCCGCCACCACATCGCCCCGCGCCTGGCTTCCGCCCGGAAGTGCCTGCCTCCCGTGCGCCACTTCCGGCCGCGGCCAGGCCCGCCCTTCCCGCCGGGCGCCCGACGGCAGGCTGCCGCGCGGTCCTAGCGCTGGTCGTCCGACGGCTGAGTCGCCCACCCCCCGCCCCGGCAGGGAGCGCGGAGccctcgggcgggcgggcggaggGGAACGGCGAGCGCCCCGGGAGAGTCGCGCTGGGCGAGG from Thamnophis elegans isolate rThaEle1 chromosome 12, rThaEle1.pri, whole genome shotgun sequence encodes the following:
- the COQ8B gene encoding atypical kinase COQ8B, mitochondrial isoform X2; the protein is MWWRGSAAGRALFRGGAPFLLRPRGLSPARAALHRSAGLRGLSAEEVRRAREARRRKSAGAAQARPQLSERARERKVPVTRVGRLAAVGGLAVGLGFGALVEAVRNSLRGHRSTSESSVSEANAERIVHTLCRMRGAALKIGQMLSIQDSYFLSPQLQQVFERVRQSADFMPPSQMMGVLSEELGTDWREQVASFDEMPFAAASVGQVHLGVLKDGMEVAMKIQYPGIAQSIRSDMDNLLSVLRMSTMFPAGLFADSTLRVLQEELERECDYEREASSTKRFRQLLEGDPFFEVPEVVDELSTKRVLSMELVGGIPLDQCQELDQEARNEICSQILRLCLRELFEFRFMQTDPNWANFFYDAERHKVTLLDFGASRDFRKEFTDHYIEVVRAAADGDREKVLQKSKDLGFLTGFESQVFEAAHVDAVMELGKAFSAPGPFDFRAQDTTRCVQDLIPVMLQHRLCPPPEESYSLHRKMAGAFLLCARLAATVPCREMFEEAYSRYTGQEGATHSAEEQGEAPSRLG
- the COQ8B gene encoding atypical kinase COQ8B, mitochondrial isoform X1, which encodes MWWRGSAAGRALFRGGAPFLLRPRGLSPARAALHRSAGLRGLSAEEVRRAREARRRKSAGAAQARPQLSERARERKVPVTRVGRLAAVGGLAVGLGFGALVEAVRNSLRGHRSTSGKRCRLTEPGALGGEGPTLLRVRLRSASLPAESSVSEANAERIVHTLCRMRGAALKIGQMLSIQDSYFLSPQLQQVFERVRQSADFMPPSQMMGVLSEELGTDWREQVASFDEMPFAAASVGQVHLGVLKDGMEVAMKIQYPGIAQSIRSDMDNLLSVLRMSTMFPAGLFADSTLRVLQEELERECDYEREASSTKRFRQLLEGDPFFEVPEVVDELSTKRVLSMELVGGIPLDQCQELDQEARNEICSQILRLCLRELFEFRFMQTDPNWANFFYDAERHKVTLLDFGASRDFRKEFTDHYIEVVRAAADGDREKVLQKSKDLGFLTGFESQVFEAAHVDAVMELGKAFSAPGPFDFRAQDTTRCVQDLIPVMLQHRLCPPPEESYSLHRKMAGAFLLCARLAATVPCREMFEEAYSRYTGQEGATHSAEEQGEAPSRLG